In Dehalococcoidia bacterium, a single window of DNA contains:
- the nuoE gene encoding NADH-quinone oxidoreductase subunit NuoE has protein sequence MRTTQTPATDQLADVFARHGRERSDLIPILQEAQDKLGYLSKETMRAIARQLRVPASSVLGVATFYAQFYLQPRGRHRVVVCRGTACHVRGSREIREGVEQKLGIREGETTEDLLFSYETVACLGNCALAPLLVIDDRYHGRMTRERAATILDEYLQGEAQARGTD, from the coding sequence ATGAGGACAACGCAGACTCCGGCCACTGATCAGCTCGCAGACGTATTCGCCCGCCACGGACGTGAACGCAGCGACCTGATACCGATCCTCCAGGAGGCCCAGGACAAGCTCGGCTATCTCTCAAAAGAGACGATGCGCGCCATTGCGCGCCAGCTCAGGGTGCCTGCCAGCTCGGTCCTCGGCGTCGCCACCTTTTACGCACAGTTCTATCTGCAGCCGCGCGGCCGTCACCGCGTTGTCGTCTGCCGCGGCACCGCCTGCCATGTCCGCGGCAGCCGCGAGATAAGGGAGGGCGTGGAGCAGAAGCTGGGCATCCGCGAAGGCGAGACGACCGAGGATCTTCTCTTCAGCTATGAGACCGTGGCTTGCCTGGGGAACTGCGCCCTGGCGCCCCTCCTGGTGATCGACGACAGGTACCACGGCCGCATGACCCGCGAGCGGGCAGCGACTATCCTGGATGAGTACTTGCAGGGGGAGGCGCAGGCGCGTGGAACCGATTAG